The DNA window GCCAGACTCTTTTGCTCTGAAAGATGATGCTGTATGAATAATTGACAGCCTAATTAACTGCAGGCGACCATGTTAACAACAAAAGAGGCCCATACAATGTCAGAGATGATGGTAGACCACTTGCGCAGGTGAAGCATCAAAAAGGATCTGAGACACCAATTGATGAAACAGCTAAAGGGGTAAGAAGTTGTTGTAACTGTAATAATTGTTTTCCATGTACCTGAACAATAACAATTCTGCTTATCAGACgacttctttcttttccccttttggTGATGGCTCATGTTGGGTTTCAGCTCTAGCCTACTCCaaaaggctttgttgttgttgttgtataaTTAACGGGTTCATCCAAGTTCCGTATTTTTTGCTTGATCCCTGCAGCTATTATTTTGCCCTATCATTTTTTTTCACACAAGTCGTCCTATAATCAGAATTATTATGCCACTTTGACTTAGGGATCTTTTTTCGATAACTTAGGAGTTAAGAGAAGTATAAAAATATAACTAACACAACACCCTCCTCCAaactcaaaaaaaaaaggaaaaaatgaTTTCTTACTAGTAGAACTCTAGGGTTCTAGTTTTGATAATTTTGCAGGATATCCTTTCATATAATTTTATGCAAACTGCTCAGGACTATTTAGGATTGGTTTACACCCTTCTTGCTAACCAGAGTTGCACTTTTAATAACTGACCACCACCATCCTAAATATGAAAGTGGCAGTTCTTTTGTAGTGCCTTTTATGTTTGTGAAGAGATTTAACATTGATACTGGAGAAAGAGATTTGTTCCTGAGTTGTTTATTTGTTCTTGGATTGGAATTTATGTTCAGATTCTGTTATTCTATTTGAACTCTATTTTGTGCCGCTTAATTGTTGATATAGGATTACATTTGTGTTTTACAGTAGTATAATTTTACTTGAAATGTAAGTCTGTTCGCCATGTATCTGTGAACTGCTTTACACATTTGCATGTGTAATGTATAAATGGATTTTGTTctaattctttttctttatccCGTAGCAGGGGATTGACACTTGTACAAGTATTTCTCCAGTTTCTATCTATGGAAGACCTGATTGTCACGACCATTCATCTTCTGAATGGTGGACTGATCATAATTTGCAGTCTCAAAGTAATGTGGGTATTCCAACTAAGTCAGCGAATCCAGGACTTGTTTGCAAACATCATCCTTCACCTGATAACATCATTGATCAAATTTGTCCTCCCATTATTCAAAAACATCCTGAGGCTTCCATTCCTTTCAGCCGTACAGAAGATACCACAGATAAGGGTTGTGGGCCATCTGATAAGATGTCAGAAAATTTTCCTACTGTTCAATTTTCTGTAATGTCAGATGAGGGCATTGATCTTGTTGTTGATCTGAACTCCACTCCAGCAAGTTGGGCTAAGAACTTCATGGCAGAAATGTGCATTACCCCTCCTCCTCAACCTGGGAATTTCTCCAGCTTTATTAGCAGCTTGGCAAGTAAGGATGATCATAGCACTGCCTCGCCATCTGGGAATATCATTGTTGACATCCAGAGCAAGGGAGCTGAGATTATCATTCCTTCCACTAATTCGTCACTTGCTTCAGATGTTGGTGAGAACTCTCGTTCAGTGCCCTATCCAGCTGATACAATTACTATGAACTCAGTGTCATCCCCATCTACATTGGCTGGTACTCCAGTTGAACTTTCTGGGTGTCAGGAGGGTGCTCCAGTGGTATCTTCTTCATGTTTAACAGCTGATGTTCAGAACAATGTGATGTCCAATATGATGCCTGGTGTTTTGGATAATGCAGTGCTTCCTCCAGAATCTGCTGATGCCTTTATGCAGTCTGGAAGAATCGCTGTACCCTTGGATGCTGCTTCCGTGCTACCAACTGGCAATAAAGTCATGACGAGTCCCGGTAAAACCAACATTTTTGGCAAGATTTGTTGCACTCAAAATGCTTCAGTTGCTGATACAGACAATTTATATTCCTTTTTGTCAGGGGGTGTGGTTAGAAGTTTCTCCAATGAAGCCTCCTGTCCAAAATCTTCGGAAAAACAAACTGCAGATGCTCCTGCAAGGGTTCAGCCTTCTCACAATGATGACATCCATGAAACCCTAATGGAAAATGAACCAGTGGAGGCAGTGGCAGTGGAAGAAGATGTAGGTTGTGGTGACAGTTTGTCCATTTCCTGTCAGCTAGCTGGTCAGACAGTAGCAAAACTGCCAGTTACAGATGCTCAGTCACATGCTAGCTCTGCATATCATTGTGTTGCTGGGAGTTTTGACCTCGCACAACCAACATCATCATCTGCTGCTTCGGTAATTTTGCCGTACTTGATATTAGCTAAATAATTTGATATGCATTAATACTGCCTAAGGAAAATGTTTAGTATTGAAGGTGCTAAAAATGCTATGTTTGAAGCCATCTTTGCAGTGTTTCTTAACTAGCcatcttttttccttttctcatTTTTTTTTGGAGCATAATCGAACATCTTCAGCTTTATGACATGATGATACAATCAGTCTTCTGCCCTAGATAAGATCACTATTTGAAAAATCTTTTTATATGTAGCAGCAGATGATGCATCAGAACCTGCTATGTATGCTGTATGTATTTCTGGCTCATAGGCCTTTATTCTGCTTAGCAGCTATTTATGCACGTATCGCGTGGGCTTGCTTTCTGTGTTTTCACACGACCTTGGATCTATACCATGCTGCCTTTTCAGTTCATCCTATATTCCTATATCCCTTATTCCTTCAGTCCTTTCCACTGGCACCCAGGAAGTGGTCAAGTTGGCAAAAATTTATATTGCTTTTCACTAGTTAAGGCTCTGTCTTCATGTTTTCACTGTATATATGGTTGGTGCAAACTTCATCGTTCTACCTAGTGATTTCAGTTCAAGCCCCCTTTTGTAATGTTGAAAGCTGTTTGGATAAATAGCCCTGTGCCATTCCTCATTACGCTAGAATCAAATGCCATCCTTTGTGCTGGATCCTATCAGAGATGACCGAATTATGTGATTGCGTGGTCTCTgaaagataacatcagagtgaAGGCTACAGATGTCAGGGGACTGGTTCATTGGGGGAGGACTGTGGAAGTTGTGGTCAAAGTTGGTGAGAAGGCACCCCTTAGCAAACCCGTAGATGGAACTTATAGAAAGGATCTTTCCAGAACAATCTAGACTTCCTTTTAATTTCCAAGCCTACATCAAATCTTCTAAAATGAATCACATGTGGACCCAGTGTGGGTGAAGAAAGGAAGTGGTGCCGCTGCTCCTACAGTGCCCGCGACCACCTGACAGTGCGGCTAGGGCAGCACTGAGGTGGTTGGGCCGATGCGGCCCAAGCCCATAACGCTATGGGAGATGTTGGCTTTGTCCTCTGTTGTCTATTTGTAGTTGCAGCAGGAAGGTGGTCTGATTCAAGAGAAGCAGAGAAGAATGGGGAAGAGTAACTAGATAAATCCCCCATGTCCAggatttcaaaaaaaaagaatatcTGGATGGTCTAATTAATAAACAATAGTATAACATTACAGGAGACACGATCTTGATAAGCTTAAAGTACCAAAAATAAGTGGGTTACAAGGTACTAAAATAACATGGAATCCATAATTCTTATGTTATTCTTTCATGGTCCCTTCTCTGTCATCTTGGATTCCTTGTCTCTGTTTCTTATGTCATCTTTTCATTTTTCTGGTACAAAGACATAAGGCTTATATGGCCAAGCAGGTGTTaccttttttttgtgtgtgtcaTAGTTGAGCTAAATCATTTCATAGTTAATACCCGTAAGCT is part of the Panicum hallii strain FIL2 chromosome 2, PHallii_v3.1, whole genome shotgun sequence genome and encodes:
- the LOC112880689 gene encoding uncharacterized protein LOC112880689 isoform X2, whose product is MAYEESKNHLLSLSYQELQCLCKRYNLPSKKTHSQLASSLALLLEAPPSPAASPIPLATAKETSTCDHVNNKRGPYNVRDDGRPLAQVKHQKGSETPIDETAKGGIDTCTSISPVSIYGRPDCHDHSSSEWWTDHNLQSQSNVGIPTKSANPGLVCKHHPSPDNIIDQICPPIIQKHPEASIPFSRTEDTTDKGCGPSDKMSENFPTVQFSVMSDEGIDLVVDLNSTPASWAKNFMAEMCITPPPQPGNFSSFISSLASKDDHSTASPSGNIIVDIQSKGAEIIIPSTNSSLASDVGENSRSVPYPADTITMNSVSSPSTLAGTPVELSGCQEGAPVVSSSCLTADVQNNVMSNMMPGVLDNAVLPPESADAFMQSGRIAVPLDAASVLPTGNKVMTSPGKTNIFGKICCTQNASVADTDNLYSFLSGGVVRSFSNEASCPKSSEKQTADAPARVQPSHNDDIHETLMENEPVEAVAVEEDVGCGDSLSISCQLAGQTVAKLPVTDAQSHASSAYHCVAGSFDLAQPTSSSAASDNAINSLTSKYGAESVQSHGSTDKNRGRGVEQLEELESMTPAAYSEPPRNIQLSLRSASAKKKPSTLPRRSARLVPK
- the LOC112880689 gene encoding uncharacterized protein LOC112880689 isoform X3, with protein sequence MAYEESKNHLLSLSYQELQCLCKRYNLPSKKTHSQLASSLALLLEAPPSPAASPIPLATAKETSTCDHVNNKRGPYNVRDDGRPLAQVKHQKGSETPIDETAKGQGIDTCTSISPVSIYGRPDCHDHSSSEWWTDHNLQSQSNVGIPTKSANPGLVCKHHPSPDNIIDQICPPIIQKHPEASIPFSRTEDTTDKGCGPSDKMSENFPTVQFSVMSDEGIDLVVDLNSTPASWAKNFMAEMCITPPPQPGNFSSFISSLASKDDHSTASPSGNIIVDIQSKGAEIIIPSTNSSLASDVGENSRSVPYPADTITMNSVSSPSTLAGTPVELSGCQEGAPVVSSSCLTADVQNNVMSNMMPGVLDNAVLPPESADAFMQSGRIAVPLDAASVLPTGNKVMTSPGGVVRSFSNEASCPKSSEKQTADAPARVQPSHNDDIHETLMENEPVEAVAVEEDVGCGDSLSISCQLAGQTVAKLPVTDAQSHASSAYHCVAGSFDLAQPTSSSAASDNAINSLTSKYGAESVQSHGSTDKNRGRGVEQLEELESMTPAAYSEPPRNIQLSLRSASAKKKPSTLPRRSARLVPK
- the LOC112880689 gene encoding uncharacterized protein LOC112880689 isoform X4, translating into MAYEESKNHLLSLSYQELQCLCKRYNLPSKKTHSQLASSLALLLEAPPSPAASPIPLATAKETSTCDHVNNKRGPYNVRDDGRPLAQVKHQKGSETPIDETAKGGIDTCTSISPVSIYGRPDCHDHSSSEWWTDHNLQSQSNVGIPTKSANPGLVCKHHPSPDNIIDQICPPIIQKHPEASIPFSRTEDTTDKGCGPSDKMSENFPTVQFSVMSDEGIDLVVDLNSTPASWAKNFMAEMCITPPPQPGNFSSFISSLASKDDHSTASPSGNIIVDIQSKGAEIIIPSTNSSLASDVGENSRSVPYPADTITMNSVSSPSTLAGTPVELSGCQEGAPVVSSSCLTADVQNNVMSNMMPGVLDNAVLPPESADAFMQSGRIAVPLDAASVLPTGNKVMTSPGGVVRSFSNEASCPKSSEKQTADAPARVQPSHNDDIHETLMENEPVEAVAVEEDVGCGDSLSISCQLAGQTVAKLPVTDAQSHASSAYHCVAGSFDLAQPTSSSAASDNAINSLTSKYGAESVQSHGSTDKNRGRGVEQLEELESMTPAAYSEPPRNIQLSLRSASAKKKPSTLPRRSARLVPK
- the LOC112880689 gene encoding uncharacterized protein LOC112880689 isoform X1, encoding MAYEESKNHLLSLSYQELQCLCKRYNLPSKKTHSQLASSLALLLEAPPSPAASPIPLATAKETSTCDHVNNKRGPYNVRDDGRPLAQVKHQKGSETPIDETAKGQGIDTCTSISPVSIYGRPDCHDHSSSEWWTDHNLQSQSNVGIPTKSANPGLVCKHHPSPDNIIDQICPPIIQKHPEASIPFSRTEDTTDKGCGPSDKMSENFPTVQFSVMSDEGIDLVVDLNSTPASWAKNFMAEMCITPPPQPGNFSSFISSLASKDDHSTASPSGNIIVDIQSKGAEIIIPSTNSSLASDVGENSRSVPYPADTITMNSVSSPSTLAGTPVELSGCQEGAPVVSSSCLTADVQNNVMSNMMPGVLDNAVLPPESADAFMQSGRIAVPLDAASVLPTGNKVMTSPGKTNIFGKICCTQNASVADTDNLYSFLSGGVVRSFSNEASCPKSSEKQTADAPARVQPSHNDDIHETLMENEPVEAVAVEEDVGCGDSLSISCQLAGQTVAKLPVTDAQSHASSAYHCVAGSFDLAQPTSSSAASDNAINSLTSKYGAESVQSHGSTDKNRGRGVEQLEELESMTPAAYSEPPRNIQLSLRSASAKKKPSTLPRRSARLVPK